From the genome of Deinococcus betulae:
CGCCAGGGCAGGCACCCGCGCGGCCGGGGCGCCCGTGGCCTCCAGAGTCCAGTCCAGGGTGGTCCCCAGGGCCTCTATCTGACTGAGCAGGTCCAGGATGTTGCCGGCCACCGTGAACACGTCCAGGGGATGAGCCCGCTCGCCGTCTTCCAGCCAGAACCCCTCGGCCTGCAAACTGAAGTCCCCGGTGTAAGGGTCGGCGCCAGCGTGGCCGCCCTTAACCTGCGTGAGCAGCAGCCCGGTCACCCCAGCTGCCACCGCCTCGTCGGAGGTGGTGCCCGGCTGAATGGCCAGGTTGCTGGCCCCCACCCCCACCACGCCCTGATAACCCAGGCGCGCGGCGTGGCCGGTGCTGTCCAGCCCCGCGCGGGCAGCCGTCTGGGCGTTGTGCATAAAGGCCTTGAGGCGGCCGCCTTCCAGCAGCGTCAGGGGCGCGCTGGGACAGCCCTCGGCGTCAAAAGCGCGTGACCGCAACCCCAGAGGCAGCGTGGCGTCGTCCACCAGGGTCACCAGATCACTGGCGACCACCTCGCCCAGCCGGCCGGCCAGCGGGCTCTTGCCTTCCTCGACCATGCGCCCGCTGAACATGGAGGCGAACAGGCGCAGCAGGTCGGCCAGACATTCGCCGGTAATCACCGCCGGAAAGGTGCCGGTAGGCGCTGGGCGCGCGCCCAGCAGCGCCAGGCTTTTCTGAGCAGCGGTCAGGGCGGTCTGGGTGGGGTCCAGGCCCGCGAAATCGCGGGTGAACTGCCAGTCGCCGCTCATGCGGTTTTCGCTTCCCTCACGCGCCAGTGGATAGGCGTAGGTCAGTGCGTGCAGGGCGCGGCCTTCGCGGCGCAGGCCCTCGGTGTTGCCCACCAGGGTCTCGGTCTGGCTGTCCTCGTAGCCGGTGTAGGGCACGCTGGCCACGCGGGGGTCGTGCCTGCGGGCCGCCTCTTCCAGTTGCAGGGCCACCGCCACTTTTTGCGCGGCGGTAACGCCACTGAGGCCCTCGCCCCAGGTGTCCACGCTGGGCGGTGTGCCCCAGGCGCGCAGGGCCGCGCCCGCTTCGGGGGCCACCAGTTCGGCGTTCTGCACCGCTGAGCGCAGCGCCCGTTCCAGCGCAGGCCGCGACAGGTTCTCGGTGAACGAGTAGCCCCAGGCGCCGCCCACCAGCGCCCGCAAGCCCACCCCCTGCTGCGTCGAGACCTTAAATTCACTGACCTCGCCGGTGTGCGCCTCAATGTTGGTCGCGGCTGTGCGGCGGGCGTACACCTCCAGGGCCACCCCCTGCGCCTGCGCGGCCGATAGCAAGTAGGTGCGCGCGGCGTCCAGACTCAGCTGCTCTGCTCCGTTCAGATCGGCGCCGGTCATGCGCGGCCTCCCACGGTGATTTCGCTGAGCAGAATGTGGGGTTGCCCCACATCGGTGGGAATGCTGCCCGACACGCTGCCGCACATTCCCTGTCCCAGCGCGAGGTCGCCCGCCACCCCCACGATGTTCTGCAAGTCCTGCGCGCCGTTGCCCACCAGTGACGCTCCCTTGACCGGTTCGGCCAGTTCTCCGCCGCGAATCATGTACGCCTCGTGGACCGCAAAGTTGTATTCGCCGGTGCCGGGCGTCACGCTGCCGCCGCCCATGCGCCGGGCGTACATGCCCAGGTCCACCTGCCCGATCAGGCCTTCGGGGGTCTGGTCGCCCCGGTCAATAAACGTCGAGCGCATGCGGCTGGCGGGCGCGAAGGTGTAATTCTGACGGCGACCACTGCCGGTGCGGCGGTGCCCGGTCTGCAGTTCGCCCACCCGGTCAGCCAGGAAGGATTTCAGAATGCCGCCCTCAATCAGGACCGTGCGTTCGGCGGGCATGCCCTCGTCGTCCACGTTGACCATGCCCCAGGCGCCCGGAATGGTGCCGTCGTCAATGGCCGTTACGCAGGGGTGGGCGATGGCCTGACCCAGCCGGTCACCAAATACGCTGGCGTCCCTGGCCACAGCGGTCGTTTCCAGAATGTGTCCGCAGGCCTCGTGAAAGATGACCCCCCCGAACTCATTGCCGATGACCACAGGAATCTTGCCGGCTGGGGCGTGGCGGGCGCGCAGCATGGCCCCGGCGATGCGGGCGGCCTCGGCGCCGATGCTCTCGGGGGTTACGTCCTCGAAATACTCCAGGCCGCGCCCCGCGCCAGGGCCGTAGAACCCGCTCTCGCGCAGGGTGCCGTCCTGGGCAATCGCAGACACCGACAGCCGGGTCCACACGCGCTCGTCTTCGGCCCACAAGCCTTCGGAGTTGGCCACCAGCACGCGCTGCACCCGGTCCAGGTAATTCACGTCCACCGTTTTCACGTCGGCTGCGCCCGCAGCGGCCCCGTGGGCGCGGCGCATCAGGCCCAGCTTGGCCTGGCTGCTGGCCTGAAGCGGGTGGTCGCGCACCACATACAGCGGGCGCGCGGACGCCGTGCGGAAGTCCAGCCCGCCGCTGCCGCCGGCGCTGACCTCGCCCTGCCCAGCCTGCGCGCTGGCCAGATCGGCCGCCAGGTGCCGCAGGCCGCCCGGCGTGACATCATTGGTGTAGGCGTAGACCACGCGGGTGCCGTACAGCAGGCGCAGGCCCGCGCCGTACAGGTTGCCGCCGCCCGCGTCGCGCACCTCGCCCTGGTGCAGCCGCAGCTGGGTGCTGAGTGTGTCCTCGACAAACAGCTCGGCAAAGTCGGCGCCGCCCGCCCGCGCCCGCGTGAGCACGTCCGCGCAGAGGGTAGGGTCCAGCAGTGAGGTCGTCTGAAAGGTGGTCATCTGTGGGGACTCCTTGTAACCAGAGGCCAGAAGGCCAGAGTTGAATTGAAGAACCCAGACAGCATGCCGCACCAAGCGCTGCTTTGCCTCCGCAACCTGGCGTAACCCCAGCACGACGGGGCTGGCCACATCGGAACGGCCACTCTCGTACGCTGCGGTCTATGGGATGGAGGCTGTCACCCCTTTCAGCTGGAGAAGCACTGTTGAGCCAGCGCCGTCCCTCTCAGCCCACTGGCGCGCCCGCTTGTCGTGCGGCGCTGCTTGCCGGGGTTGTCAGATGGCACAACCAAATCGTCGGTGCATTTCGTCAGCCCCCTTGCCACCCGCTTTTGAACCCACCACACACTCGATTGCCTATCTTGGCGCGCGGCAGGCCAGTGCTATTCTGGCCTGGAAGTTCCCTCTTTATCCGCGCTGTTCAAGCGGGTTGTCGGGTCTCCCCCTGTGGTGACCGTCAGACGCCCACATGATCCAATGTTGAGGCACGGTTCAGCGCCGCGCCGACCCCAGGAGGACCGTGTGATGCCCAGACTGCTTGCCCGTCAAAGCTGGCTGACCCGTTACCAACCGGGCGAACTGGCACTGGGGGCGGCCTACGTGGCCGCGTATCTGCTGCTGGACCGGGCTTCTAAACCCTTTGAAGCCTACGACGGTATCTCGCTGTGGTATCTGCCCTACGGCCTGCTGCTGGCGGTCTGGCTGCTGTATGGGCTGAAGAGTGTGCCTTTCGTGTGGCTGGGCATCGTGCTGGTGGACGCCCTGAGTGGGTATCCCGTCAACCTGCTTATCAACCTGCTGAGCGTGGTGGGCTTTGCACTGACCATTGGCCCCCTGGCCCGCCTGCTGGGCCTGGACCCCCGGTTGCCGCGCCTGGCCGACGTGCTGAATCTGGCGGTGCTGGCGCTAGGGGTGGCCTTCGTTTATGGTCTGGTCACGGTCTACGCGCTGGTGCTGGCCGGCATTC
Proteins encoded in this window:
- a CDS encoding TldD/PmbA family protein; this translates as MTGADLNGAEQLSLDAARTYLLSAAQAQGVALEVYARRTAATNIEAHTGEVSEFKVSTQQGVGLRALVGGAWGYSFTENLSRPALERALRSAVQNAELVAPEAGAALRAWGTPPSVDTWGEGLSGVTAAQKVAVALQLEEAARRHDPRVASVPYTGYEDSQTETLVGNTEGLRREGRALHALTYAYPLAREGSENRMSGDWQFTRDFAGLDPTQTALTAAQKSLALLGARPAPTGTFPAVITGECLADLLRLFASMFSGRMVEEGKSPLAGRLGEVVASDLVTLVDDATLPLGLRSRAFDAEGCPSAPLTLLEGGRLKAFMHNAQTAARAGLDSTGHAARLGYQGVVGVGASNLAIQPGTTSDEAVAAGVTGLLLTQVKGGHAGADPYTGDFSLQAEGFWLEDGERAHPLDVFTVAGNILDLLSQIEALGTTLDWTLEATGAPAARVPALAVAGG
- a CDS encoding TldD/PmbA family protein → MTTFQTTSLLDPTLCADVLTRARAGGADFAELFVEDTLSTQLRLHQGEVRDAGGGNLYGAGLRLLYGTRVVYAYTNDVTPGGLRHLAADLASAQAGQGEVSAGGSGGLDFRTASARPLYVVRDHPLQASSQAKLGLMRRAHGAAAGAADVKTVDVNYLDRVQRVLVANSEGLWAEDERVWTRLSVSAIAQDGTLRESGFYGPGAGRGLEYFEDVTPESIGAEAARIAGAMLRARHAPAGKIPVVIGNEFGGVIFHEACGHILETTAVARDASVFGDRLGQAIAHPCVTAIDDGTIPGAWGMVNVDDEGMPAERTVLIEGGILKSFLADRVGELQTGHRRTGSGRRQNYTFAPASRMRSTFIDRGDQTPEGLIGQVDLGMYARRMGGGSVTPGTGEYNFAVHEAYMIRGGELAEPVKGASLVGNGAQDLQNIVGVAGDLALGQGMCGSVSGSIPTDVGQPHILLSEITVGGRA